A single region of the Phyllostomus discolor isolate MPI-MPIP mPhyDis1 chromosome 14, mPhyDis1.pri.v3, whole genome shotgun sequence genome encodes:
- the AVPR1B gene encoding vasopressin V1b receptor produces the protein MDSGPHWAANSIPGATLSAPNATTPWLGRDEELAKVEITVLATVLLLTTGGNLTVLLTLGQQGRKCARMHLFVLHLALTDLAVALFQVLPQLLWDITYRFQGPDPLCRAVKYLQALSMFASTYMLLAMTLDRYLAVCHPLRSLQQPSQSTYPLIAAPWLLAAILSLPQLFIFSLREVIQGSGVLDCWADFRFPWGSRAYITWTALAIFILPVAMLTACYSLICYEICKNLKVKTQTWRVEGGGWKIWDRALPPTPAAATRGLPSRVSSISTISRAKIRTVKMTFIIVLAYIICWAPFFSVQMWTVWDRNAPDEDSTNVVFTITMLLGNLSSCCNPWIYMGFNRHLWPHTLRHLACCGGPQPRMRRQLSNGSFSSRRTTLLLTRSSCPPTHSLSPSLSPSLSGRPGPEESPKDSEWVDREGVTEAGIF, from the exons ATGGATTCTGGACCTCATTGGGCTGCCAACTCCATCCCCGGGGCCACCCTCTCTGCGCCCAACGCCACCACACCCTGGCTGGGCCGGGATGAGGAGCTGGCCAAGGTGGAGATCACAGTCCTGGCCACTGTCCTGCTGCTGACGACAGGGGGCAACCTGACTGTGCTGCTGACACTGGGCCAGCAGGGCCGCAAGTGTGCCCGCATGCACCTGTTTGTGCTGCACCTGGCTCTGACGGACCTGGCTGTGGCGCTCTTCCAGGtgctgccccagctgctgtgggACATCACCTACCGCTTCCAGGGCCCAGACCCTCTCTGCCGGGCTGTCAAGTACCTGCAGGCACTCAGCATGTTCGCCTCCACCTACATGCTGCTCGCCATGACACTGGACCGCTACCTGGCTGTGTGCCACCCCCTGAGGAGCCTCCAGCAGCCCAGCCAGTCTACCTACCCACTCATCGCCGCCCCCTGGCTGTTGGCCGCCATCCTCAGCCTCCCtcaactcttcattttttctttgcgGGAAGTGATCCAGGGTTCGGGGGTGTTGGACTGCTGGGCAGACTTTCGCTTCCCTTGGGGGTCACGGGCCTACATCACCTGGACTGCCTTGGCCATCTTCATCCTGCCTGTGGCCATGCTCACAGCCTGCTACAGCCTCATTTGCTACGAGATCTGTAAGAACCTAAAAGTCAAGACACAGACCTGGAGGGTAGAAGGAGGGGGCTGGAAGATTTGGGACAGGGCcttgcctcccaccccagctgcagCCACGAGGGGACTGCCGTCCCGGGTCAGCAGTATCAGCACGATCTCAAGGGCCAAGATCCGAACTGTGAAGATGACCTTCATCATTGTGCTGGCCTACATCATCTGCTGGGCACCCTTTTTCAGTGTCCAGATGTGGACTGTGTGGGACAGGAACGCCCCTGATGAAG ATTCAACCAATGTGGTTTTCACCATTACCATGCTTTTGGGCAACCTCAGCAGCTGCTGCAACCCCTGGATCTACATGGGCTTCAACAGGCACCTGTGGCCGCACACCCTACGCCATCTGGCCTGCTGTGGGGGCCCGCAGCCCCGGATGCGCAGGCAGCTCTCCAATGGCAGCTTCTCGAGCCGCCGCACCACACTGCTGCTGACCCGCTCCAGCTGCCCGCCCACCcacagcctcagccccagcctcagccccagcctcagTGGGAGGCCTGGGCCTGAAGAGTCACCAAAGGACTCAGAGTGGGTGGACAGGGAAGGTGTCACTGAGGCAGGCATCTTTTAG